ATAATCCACAGGCTCTGTTTCAAAAAAGTGATCTACGGCCTCCTTGTTGCGCAGATCCAGCTCACGACTGGTGCGAGTAATAATATGCTGGTAATCTGCTCCCTCAAGCGCTCGAACAATAGCGGAACCTACCAGCCCGTTGTGCCCGGCTACATATATATTGGAATGAAGATCCATGCCTATCCCCTACCCTTCCTTGTTAAAATGACTTTAATACGCATCGTTGGAGCCCAGCAGTACACGAAATGTTTTGAGCATGATGATCATATCTGTGCGTAAGCTGCGTCTGGATATGTACTCCAAATCCAGTTCTACCATCTCGTTAAAGCTCAGATGATTGCGACCGCTGACCTGCCATAGCCCGGTACAACCCGGTGTAACCGTCAGACGCAGCTTATCTCTCACTGTGTAATCATGGACTTCTCTTGGCAGCGGTGGTCTGGGACCTACCAGACTCATTTGCCCACGCAGCACATTGAATAGCTGCGGCAGCTCATCGATGCTCGTTTTGCGGAGAAATCGGCCCACACGGGTAATTCGCGGATCATTCCGCATTTTGAACATGGCACCCTCGATTTCGTTTTCCAGCAGCAGTGCAGACAATTGGTCCTCAGCATCTGATACCATGGAACGAAATTTGATCATGCGAAATGGACGCTCATGTTTGCCAATACGAATTTGGTAAAATAACGCGCTTCCTTTCGGGTCCTCCAGCTTAATCAGCAAAATCACGAGCAGAAATACCGGGCATAACACGATGATGCCGATGAAAGACAGGATAATGTCCATGCTGCGCTTCACGAACGGATACAGGCTCAATCCCTGGCGCCGTTCAAGCCTGTGAGCGACCGAGTATACATCCACTGACGCGCCCAAAACTTCTGCCTCGTTTGAGCGGGAAGAAGACACGTTTCATCACCTCACTCTCTTATCATTAAGTTTCACTTGTACATTGTTAAAGGAATTTTTAATATTTTTCGATCACCTTCTTTTTAGTTATGTCAGGCTGCGTTCCTCCATTCCACGCTGCGCGCGGGTATTCGATCGCTTCACATTGTTGAGCACTACGCCCAAAATGCGCGCCTTCACTCGTTCTAAGTGGGCTTTTGCTTTCTTAACGACATCCTTTTTGACCTTCCCTGCCTGTACGACCAAAATGACACCATCACACATAGAGCTAATAATGAGGCCATCCGGAAAAGACAGCAATGGCGGCGTATCCATCAGGATCACGTCATAATGTTCTTTTAACTCAACCAGCAGAGCCTTCATTTTGCGGGAGCTGAGCATTTCGGACGGATTGGGCGGGTTCGGTCCGGCTGTCATCGCATGCAGTTGGTCAATCCCGGTTTCCTGAACCACATCCTGCCACGCCTGTTGATTGGCAAGTACCCGAGTCAGTCCCGTATGATTGCGCAAGCCAAACATATGATGCAAGGAGGAGCGACGCAAATCCATATCCATAACCAGCACCTTTTTTCCCTCTTGCGCATAGGTTACAGCCAAATTGCTAATCGTGACCGTCCTGCCCTCTCCCGCCTGAGCAGACGCCACCATCATAACCTCAATCGGCTCGTCTATAGAGGAAAACTGGATGTTTGTGCGGAGCATACGATATTCCTCCGAAACGAAAGACTGGGCATGCAGGGATGTGACCAGCTGATTATTGATTAATCGCGGCATATTGTCCTTCACCTACCTGTTTAGGAGTTGTAGTGGAGCTGTCAGAGCGTTTATCTTCTTTTTTCATTTTCGTAATCAAAGACAGAGTCGGCAGGCCGAGTTCTTTTTCAATATCCTCCTCATTCTTAAAGGTGTCATCCAATACCTCCAGCAAAAATGCCAAGCCTATACCCAGCAACAAGGAGATGGCAAAGGCAATAAACATCTGTTCAGCGGGATTACTGTTCACAGGAATTGCCGGGTCAGTCAAACTGGCTTCACTTAGAATCGTGACATTGTCCATTTTCATGATAGAGGGAATTTGTCGTTTGAATACTTTGGCTACCGCATTGACGGTTTTCACAGCCTTTGTATACGATAAGTCGCGAACTGTCACATCCATGACCTGTGAATCACCGGCGGTGTTCACTCTTAATTTCTGAGCCAGAACTGTCGGAGTAACCTTAAGATCGGGGAAGCTGGCGACCACCTGATCCATAATCGCCGAGGAGATCATGATTTGCTTATAGGAGTTCGTTAAGGCTATATTCGTTTGTACGACACTGTAATCGACGACACCTGCACGATCCGGTCGCGGCGTCTGGTTGATAATAAGCTTTGCCGTCGCTTCATACACTTGCGGGGTAAAGTATACATTTTTTATGCCCACTACAGCACATACCAGCAGCACGATACTCCCAATCAACCACATTCTTTTTCGGATCACACGGATGTACTCTTTCAACTGCACAAGACCAGACCTCCCTGATTGACTTGTTTTCGATGTGATAACGCTTGTACTGATCCTCTGCACACCGGGGAAAAGAACGATGCATGAGCCTCTAATCTATAGTAAAATGTTATATAATAGCGCATAGCAGGTCTAGCCAGCGATTAAGCACAAATGCTTGATCATCGGTGGCCTGTTAAAGTATATAAACCATGACATCCGTGAATACTACAAAATAGTGATACAATATGTAACTTACATAACTAATTTATGATACAAATTGTATCTTGTCAAGTGTAAAATTGCTTTTCTCACTTTCTCAACCTTGTATTCAGGAGGAAAAAAAGATGAATTATGGAACCCGAATCGCTGAATTACGGGAACATAAGGGATTAAAACAAGAGGAACTAGCGCAATCCCTCGGAATTACGCGGGCGGCTCTTTCTCACTATGAAAAAAATAGACGCAAACCAGACTTTGAGATCCTGAACAAGCTTGCCGATATTTTCGGAGTAACCATTGATTACCTGGTGGGACGCACGAGCCATCCTACAGCGATATTGGATTCAGATGTGAAGGAGTTTGTGGATCAGCTGGAACTGTCCGATGAGGATATTCTGCAGCGTTTCAACCTGACGATTGACGGACGTACCTTGTCTGAGGAAGAAGCCAAGCGCTTTATCGCGTTTGTCCGTATGGAACGAATGATGAAATAAAGAAGACAGCCGGAAGGAATTACACGTGCTTGTCCTTCCGGCACTTGGTTTTGTCTAGGTCGCTCTCTATCCATTCTGGCATCGTAATGCCGCATTGGAGCAAGATGTCACGGATGTCTAGGCGGATGACAGATTTGCCTGCTCTCCGTGCGTTGTTCCGAAGAAGAGGGCTGTCCACCCTTGATTCTGTCTCCTTGTTCATTCAGCACTAACCTCACTTTTTTATTCTTAGTCACTGGAAAAAGATTCCCTACAACCCATGTATGTATTGTTATGAACAAACCTATTATATATGAATACATACCTGCAATGTTGTCGTCTTATGGCGAGAATTTTAAAGGATTTTCGTGTTTTTTTCTCCATTATACGTAATGTATTGCCAATTCAGTACGATTTATTAATAAAAAAAGAACCTGTCAGGTCCTATTTTTCCTGATAGGTTCTCTTTTGTTTTTTTGGCGATATCAGACGGGTATTCTTCAGCCAAGGTCCTATACTGCTCGCAGTAATCATTAAGCAACCTCGGCTGCTTGAGATATCTGGGTGCCTCCGGTCGCTCGGATCTTGTAGGCGTAGTGGCTTCCGGCTTTCACTGTACGATCCGTGTAGGTGCTTCCCGCTACTTGCGAGGCAATTACCTGATAAACCCCGTCTGTCCCATCTGCACGCAGTACATCATAGGAGGATACGCCTTCTGCCTGAAGCCAATCAATCTTTACCGCCCCATCCTGAACAGAGGCGGCTTTTACCCCTGTCGGGGCTGAGGCTGTGGACTGATCCGTACTCTTCAGTTCCAAAATATATTGTACCGATTCACCAGGACCCAGCTTTTCTTCAAAATCAAGGGCAGGTGAAGCCTTGAGTCCCGATATGGAACGCTGTGCCTGACTGTAGGTAGCGCCGGCTCCAAAACGCTCACCAGCGTACACACCGGCTTTCGGCATCGTTACCCGTACGCGAATGGTCTGTGCTGAATCCTCGAAATTCACCAGGTTCACCAGCAATTTGTCCGAGGTAGCGCCACTGCCTGCCAGCGGTTTAAGCTTGGACGTGTCCACTGCACGAACGTAGACCATCTTATCCTTGGTATCCTCTCGATTCAGCACCGTATAGGTCAGCGGTTTGCCGTGGGTGGCATATGCCAGACTCAAACGTCTCATGATCTTTACACGACTGTCCTGCCCTTCCCCGAACGGATAAATTTCTGTGCTTGCCGGGTTGTGGCTTTGCAGATCAAAGCCGGTTTTAAACAGCGTATAATCCTTATAAAACGCAGCATGCTGGATAAACATATCAGCAAACCCGATTTG
This DNA window, taken from Paenibacillus kribbensis, encodes the following:
- a CDS encoding sugar transferase; amino-acid sequence: MSSSRSNEAEVLGASVDVYSVAHRLERRQGLSLYPFVKRSMDIILSFIGIIVLCPVFLLVILLIKLEDPKGSALFYQIRIGKHERPFRMIKFRSMVSDAEDQLSALLLENEIEGAMFKMRNDPRITRVGRFLRKTSIDELPQLFNVLRGQMSLVGPRPPLPREVHDYTVRDKLRLTVTPGCTGLWQVSGRNHLSFNEMVELDLEYISRRSLRTDMIIMLKTFRVLLGSNDAY
- a CDS encoding CpsD/CapB family tyrosine-protein kinase, yielding MPRLINNQLVTSLHAQSFVSEEYRMLRTNIQFSSIDEPIEVMMVASAQAGEGRTVTISNLAVTYAQEGKKVLVMDMDLRRSSLHHMFGLRNHTGLTRVLANQQAWQDVVQETGIDQLHAMTAGPNPPNPSEMLSSRKMKALLVELKEHYDVILMDTPPLLSFPDGLIISSMCDGVILVVQAGKVKKDVVKKAKAHLERVKARILGVVLNNVKRSNTRAQRGMEERSLT
- a CDS encoding YveK family protein, which encodes MQLKEYIRVIRKRMWLIGSIVLLVCAVVGIKNVYFTPQVYEATAKLIINQTPRPDRAGVVDYSVVQTNIALTNSYKQIMISSAIMDQVVASFPDLKVTPTVLAQKLRVNTAGDSQVMDVTVRDLSYTKAVKTVNAVAKVFKRQIPSIMKMDNVTILSEASLTDPAIPVNSNPAEQMFIAFAISLLLGIGLAFLLEVLDDTFKNEEDIEKELGLPTLSLITKMKKEDKRSDSSTTTPKQVGEGQYAAINQ
- a CDS encoding helix-turn-helix domain-containing protein; protein product: MNYGTRIAELREHKGLKQEELAQSLGITRAALSHYEKNRRKPDFEILNKLADIFGVTIDYLVGRTSHPTAILDSDVKEFVDQLELSDEDILQRFNLTIDGRTLSEEEAKRFIAFVRMERMMK